One Cuculus canorus isolate bCucCan1 chromosome 1, bCucCan1.pri, whole genome shotgun sequence DNA segment encodes these proteins:
- the DNAJC2 gene encoding dnaJ homolog subfamily C member 2 isoform X1: MLREARHGQATGVTAPLLGASVLCQVEPVGRWFEAFIKRRNINVSASFQELEDEKELSEESGDEELQLEEFPMLKTLDPKDWKNQDHYAVLGLGHIRYRATQKQIKAAHKSMVLKHHPDKRKAAGEQIGEGDNDYFTCITKAYEILSDPVKRRAFNSIDPTFDNSVPSKSEAKENFFEVFSPVFERNARWSNKKNVPKLGDMSSSFEEVDAFYSFWYNFDSWREFSYLDEEEKEKAECRDERRWIEKQNRAARALRKKEEMNRIRTLVDNAYSCDPRIKKFKEEEKAKKEAEKKAKVEAKRKEQEAKEKQRQAEIEAARLAKEKEEEEVRQQALVAKKEKEIQKKAIKKERQKLRTTCKNWNYFSDNEADCVKMMEEVEKLCDRLELASLQCLNEALTSTTREGGKAAVVKQIEEINEQIRREKEEAEARMRQATKSSEKATTGGGGGSKNWPEDDLQLLIKAVNLFPAGTNSRWEVIANYMNLHSTAGIKRTAKDVINKAKSLQKLDPHQKDDINKKAFDKFKKEHGVVPQMDSAAPSERFEGSSLDSSPWTTEEQKLLEQALKTYPVNTPERWEKIAAAVPGRSKKDCMKRYKELVEMVKAKKAAQEQVMNATKVKK; the protein is encoded by the exons ATGCTGAGGGAGGCGCGGCACGGGCAGGCCACGGGCGTTACGGCGCCGCTCCTGGGCG CATCAGTACTCTGTCAAGTGGAACCTGTGGGAAGATGGTTTGAAGCATTTATTAAGAGGAGAAACATAAAtgtttctgcctctttccagGAGCTAGAAGATGAGAAGGAACTTTCTGAAGAATCAGGGGATGAAGAATTACAGCTTGAAGAATTCCCTATGTTAAAAACCCTTGATCCAAAGGACTGGAAG aatCAAGACCATTATGCGGTTCTTGGGCTAGGACATATACGATACAGAGCTACTCAGAAGCAAATCAAAGCAGCTC ATAAGTCCATGGTTTTGAAACATCATCCAGACAAACGAAAAGCTGCAGGGGAACAGATAGGAGAAGGTGATAACGACTATTTTACATGCATAACTAAAG cttatgAAATATTATCTGATCCTGTGAAACGACGAGCATTTAACAGCATAGATCCTACTTTTGATAACTCTGTACCCTCCAAAagtgaagcaaaagaaaacttctttgaagttttttcaccagtttttgaaagaaatgccAG gtggtcaaataagaaaaatgttcctAAACTTGGGGACATGAGTTCATCATTTGAAGAGGTCGatgcattttattcattttg GTATAATTTTGATTCCTGGAGAGAGTTTTCCTATTtagatgaagaggaaaaagaaaaagcagaatg TCGAGATGAAAGAAGGTGGattgaaaagcagaacagagctgccagagcactgaggaaaaaagaagaaatgaacagaatTAGGACACTCGTCG ATAATGCATACAGCTGTGATCCTAGGATAAAGAAAtttaaggaggaagaaaaggcaaagaaagaagctgagaagaaagcaaaggtagaagcaaaaagaaaagaacaggaggcaaaagaaaaa CAAAGACAAGCAGAAATAGAAGCAGCACGgttagcaaaagaaaaggaggaagaagaagttAGGCAACAAGCTTTAGTAGcgaaaaaggaaaaagagatacagaaaaaagcaatcaagaaagaaaggcaaaaactgAGAACAACATGCAag AACTGGAATTACTTTTCTGATAATGAGGCAGATTGTGTTAAAatgatggaggaggtggaaaagcTTTGTGATCGTCTTGAGCTAGCAAG tctgCAATGCTTGAATGAAGCACTTACATCCAcaacaagggaaggaggaaaggcgGCTGTAGTAAAACAG atagaagaaataaatgaacaaataaggcgagagaaagaagaggcagaagcTCGTATGCGCCAAGCAACAAAGAGTTCAGAAAAGGCAACCactggtggtggaggaggaagcaAAAATTGGCCAGAAGATGATTTACAGTTGTTAATTAAAGCTGTGAACCTCTTCCCAGCAGGAACTAACTCAAG GTGGGAAGTTATTGCCAATTACATGAACTTGCACTCTACTGCTGGAATAAAACGAACAGCAAAAGATGTCATCAATAAAGCAAAGAGCCTCCAGAAGCTTG ACCCTCATCAAAAAGATGACATAAACAAGAAAGCATttgataaatttaaaaaagaacacGGTGTGGTGCCTCAGATGGACAGTGCTGCCCCCTCGGAACGATTTGAAG gatCGTCTTTAGATTCATCCCCTTGGActacagaagaacaaaagcttTTAGAACAAGCATTGAAGACTTATCCAGTAAATACTCCCGAAAGATGGGAGAAAATAGCAGCAGCTGTTCCAGGCCGGTCAAAAAAAGACTGCATGAAGCGATATAAG GAACTCGTTGAAATGGTCAAGGCCAAGAAAGCTGCTCAAGAGCAAGTTATGAATGCTACTAAAGTCAAGAAATGA
- the DNAJC2 gene encoding dnaJ homolog subfamily C member 2 isoform X2 gives MLKTLDPKDWKNQDHYAVLGLGHIRYRATQKQIKAAHKSMVLKHHPDKRKAAGEQIGEGDNDYFTCITKAYEILSDPVKRRAFNSIDPTFDNSVPSKSEAKENFFEVFSPVFERNARWSNKKNVPKLGDMSSSFEEVDAFYSFWYNFDSWREFSYLDEEEKEKAECRDERRWIEKQNRAARALRKKEEMNRIRTLVDNAYSCDPRIKKFKEEEKAKKEAEKKAKVEAKRKEQEAKEKQRQAEIEAARLAKEKEEEEVRQQALVAKKEKEIQKKAIKKERQKLRTTCKNWNYFSDNEADCVKMMEEVEKLCDRLELASLQCLNEALTSTTREGGKAAVVKQIEEINEQIRREKEEAEARMRQATKSSEKATTGGGGGSKNWPEDDLQLLIKAVNLFPAGTNSRWEVIANYMNLHSTAGIKRTAKDVINKAKSLQKLDPHQKDDINKKAFDKFKKEHGVVPQMDSAAPSERFEGSSLDSSPWTTEEQKLLEQALKTYPVNTPERWEKIAAAVPGRSKKDCMKRYKELVEMVKAKKAAQEQVMNATKVKK, from the exons ATGTTAAAAACCCTTGATCCAAAGGACTGGAAG aatCAAGACCATTATGCGGTTCTTGGGCTAGGACATATACGATACAGAGCTACTCAGAAGCAAATCAAAGCAGCTC ATAAGTCCATGGTTTTGAAACATCATCCAGACAAACGAAAAGCTGCAGGGGAACAGATAGGAGAAGGTGATAACGACTATTTTACATGCATAACTAAAG cttatgAAATATTATCTGATCCTGTGAAACGACGAGCATTTAACAGCATAGATCCTACTTTTGATAACTCTGTACCCTCCAAAagtgaagcaaaagaaaacttctttgaagttttttcaccagtttttgaaagaaatgccAG gtggtcaaataagaaaaatgttcctAAACTTGGGGACATGAGTTCATCATTTGAAGAGGTCGatgcattttattcattttg GTATAATTTTGATTCCTGGAGAGAGTTTTCCTATTtagatgaagaggaaaaagaaaaagcagaatg TCGAGATGAAAGAAGGTGGattgaaaagcagaacagagctgccagagcactgaggaaaaaagaagaaatgaacagaatTAGGACACTCGTCG ATAATGCATACAGCTGTGATCCTAGGATAAAGAAAtttaaggaggaagaaaaggcaaagaaagaagctgagaagaaagcaaaggtagaagcaaaaagaaaagaacaggaggcaaaagaaaaa CAAAGACAAGCAGAAATAGAAGCAGCACGgttagcaaaagaaaaggaggaagaagaagttAGGCAACAAGCTTTAGTAGcgaaaaaggaaaaagagatacagaaaaaagcaatcaagaaagaaaggcaaaaactgAGAACAACATGCAag AACTGGAATTACTTTTCTGATAATGAGGCAGATTGTGTTAAAatgatggaggaggtggaaaagcTTTGTGATCGTCTTGAGCTAGCAAG tctgCAATGCTTGAATGAAGCACTTACATCCAcaacaagggaaggaggaaaggcgGCTGTAGTAAAACAG atagaagaaataaatgaacaaataaggcgagagaaagaagaggcagaagcTCGTATGCGCCAAGCAACAAAGAGTTCAGAAAAGGCAACCactggtggtggaggaggaagcaAAAATTGGCCAGAAGATGATTTACAGTTGTTAATTAAAGCTGTGAACCTCTTCCCAGCAGGAACTAACTCAAG GTGGGAAGTTATTGCCAATTACATGAACTTGCACTCTACTGCTGGAATAAAACGAACAGCAAAAGATGTCATCAATAAAGCAAAGAGCCTCCAGAAGCTTG ACCCTCATCAAAAAGATGACATAAACAAGAAAGCATttgataaatttaaaaaagaacacGGTGTGGTGCCTCAGATGGACAGTGCTGCCCCCTCGGAACGATTTGAAG gatCGTCTTTAGATTCATCCCCTTGGActacagaagaacaaaagcttTTAGAACAAGCATTGAAGACTTATCCAGTAAATACTCCCGAAAGATGGGAGAAAATAGCAGCAGCTGTTCCAGGCCGGTCAAAAAAAGACTGCATGAAGCGATATAAG GAACTCGTTGAAATGGTCAAGGCCAAGAAAGCTGCTCAAGAGCAAGTTATGAATGCTACTAAAGTCAAGAAATGA
- the PMPCB gene encoding mitochondrial-processing peptidase subunit beta isoform X2, translated as MAASAARLAARRLYLPRPPRLVRASVSGARCVHVGTGRLRASKAAAEVILNVPETRVSPLGNGLQVASEDSGLSTCTVGLWIDAGSRYENEKNNGTAHFLEHMAFKGTKKRSQLDLELEIENMGAHLNAYTSREQTVYYAKAFSKDLPKAVEILADIIQNSTLGEAEIERERGVILREMQEVETNLQEVVFDYLHATAYQNTALGRTILGPTENIKSINRNDLVEYITTHYKGPRMVLAAAGGVCHDELLDLAKCHFGNLPSAPEGGLPPLPPCSFTGSEIRIRDDKMPLAHLAIAVEAAGWAHPDTIPLMVANTLIGNWDRSFGGGVNLSSKLAQIACHGNLCHSFQSFNTCYTDTGLWGLYMVCEPSTIQDMVHFVQREWIRLCTSVTENEVARAKNLLKTNMLLQLDGSTPICEDIGRQMLCYKRRIPIPELEARIEAIDAQTIREVCTKYIYNKNPAVAAVGPIEQLPEYNKICSGMYWLRE; from the exons ATGGCTGCGTCTGCCGCTCGTTTAGCGGCTCGGCGACTTTACCTGCCTCGCCCTCCTCGCCTCGTGCGAGCGTCCGTCTCGGGAGCCCGG TGTGTGCATGTTGGAACAGGCAGGCTCAGAGcttccaaagcagcagcagaagtaaTCTTAAATGTTCCTGAAACTAGGGTCAGTCCTCTGGGAAATGGCTTGCAAGTAGCTTCTGAAGATTCTGGACTCTCAACGTGCACA GTTGGACTTTGGATTGATGCTGGGAGCAGgtatgaaaatgagaagaataatGGAACTGCTCACTTCCTTGAGCACATGGCTTTCAAG ggaACAAAAAAGAGATCTCAGTTAGACCTTGAACTAGAGATTGAGAACATGGGAGCTCACCTGAATGCATATACATCCAGGGAACAAACCGTGTACTATGCAAAGGCTTTTTCTAAAGACTTACCAAAAG CTGTGGAAATTCTTGCTGACATAATTCAGAACAGTACGCTGGGAGAAGCGGAGATTGAGCGTGAGCGAGGAGTTATACTTCGAGAGATGCAAGAAGTTGAAACTAATTTACAGGAAGTCGTCTTTGATTACCTTCATGCTACAGCCTATCAGAACACAGCCCTAGGACGGACAATTTTAGGACCCACAGAAAACATCAA ATCCATAAACCGTAATGACTTGGTGGAGTACATAACAACACATTACAAAGGACCCAGAATggtcctggctgctgctggag GGGTCTGTCATGATGAGCTACTCGACCTAGCGAAGTGCCACTTCGGTAACTTGCCATCTGCTCCAGAAGGAGGGCTGCCACCCCTGCCACCTTGTAGCTTCACGGGTAGTGAG ATTCGTATAAGAGATGACAAGATGCCCTTGGCGCACCTTGCGATAGCTGTTGAAGCAGCTGGCTGGGCACACCCAGATACAATCCCGCTTATGGTAGCGAATACGCTGATAGGTAACTGGGATCGTTCCTTTGGAGGAGGCGTG AATTTATCGAGTAAACTCGCTCAGATTGCCTGCCATGGTAACCTGTGTCACAGTTTCCAGTCCTTCAACACCTGCTACACTGacacagggctgtggggacTCTATATGGTCTGTGAGCCATCCACTATACAGGATATGGTGCACTTTGTTCAGAGAGAATG GATAAGACTTTGCACAAGtgttacagaaaatgaagtagcTCGAGCgaaaaatcttctgaaaacaaatatgttgCTACAACTTGATG GGTCCACACCAATCTGTGAAGACATTGGAAGACAAATGCTGTGTTATAAGCGCCGAATTCCAATTCCAGAACTTGAGGCAAGAATTGAA GCTATTGATGCCCAGACTATTAGAGAAGTTTGCACAAAGTACATCTACAATAAGAATCCTGCAGTTGCTGCCGTGG GTCCAATTGAACAACTTCCAGAGTATAACAAAATCTGCAGTGGAATGTATTGGCTTCGTGAGTAG
- the PMPCB gene encoding mitochondrial-processing peptidase subunit beta isoform X1 — MAASAARLAARRLYLPRPPRLVRASVSGARCVHVGTGRLRASKAAAEVILNVPETRVSPLGNGLQVASEDSGLSTCTVGLWIDAGSRYENEKNNGTAHFLEHMAFKGTKKRSQLDLELEIENMGAHLNAYTSREQTVYYAKAFSKDLPKAVEILADIIQNSTLGEAEIERERGVILREMQEVETNLQEVVFDYLHATAYQNTALGRTILGPTENIKSINRNDLVEYITTHYKGPRMVLAAAGGVCHDELLDLAKCHFGNLPSAPEGGLPPLPPCSFTGSEIRIRDDKMPLAHLAIAVEAAGWAHPDTIPLMVANTLIGNWDRSFGGGVQNLSSKLAQIACHGNLCHSFQSFNTCYTDTGLWGLYMVCEPSTIQDMVHFVQREWIRLCTSVTENEVARAKNLLKTNMLLQLDGSTPICEDIGRQMLCYKRRIPIPELEARIEAIDAQTIREVCTKYIYNKNPAVAAVGPIEQLPEYNKICSGMYWLRE; from the exons ATGGCTGCGTCTGCCGCTCGTTTAGCGGCTCGGCGACTTTACCTGCCTCGCCCTCCTCGCCTCGTGCGAGCGTCCGTCTCGGGAGCCCGG TGTGTGCATGTTGGAACAGGCAGGCTCAGAGcttccaaagcagcagcagaagtaaTCTTAAATGTTCCTGAAACTAGGGTCAGTCCTCTGGGAAATGGCTTGCAAGTAGCTTCTGAAGATTCTGGACTCTCAACGTGCACA GTTGGACTTTGGATTGATGCTGGGAGCAGgtatgaaaatgagaagaataatGGAACTGCTCACTTCCTTGAGCACATGGCTTTCAAG ggaACAAAAAAGAGATCTCAGTTAGACCTTGAACTAGAGATTGAGAACATGGGAGCTCACCTGAATGCATATACATCCAGGGAACAAACCGTGTACTATGCAAAGGCTTTTTCTAAAGACTTACCAAAAG CTGTGGAAATTCTTGCTGACATAATTCAGAACAGTACGCTGGGAGAAGCGGAGATTGAGCGTGAGCGAGGAGTTATACTTCGAGAGATGCAAGAAGTTGAAACTAATTTACAGGAAGTCGTCTTTGATTACCTTCATGCTACAGCCTATCAGAACACAGCCCTAGGACGGACAATTTTAGGACCCACAGAAAACATCAA ATCCATAAACCGTAATGACTTGGTGGAGTACATAACAACACATTACAAAGGACCCAGAATggtcctggctgctgctggag GGGTCTGTCATGATGAGCTACTCGACCTAGCGAAGTGCCACTTCGGTAACTTGCCATCTGCTCCAGAAGGAGGGCTGCCACCCCTGCCACCTTGTAGCTTCACGGGTAGTGAG ATTCGTATAAGAGATGACAAGATGCCCTTGGCGCACCTTGCGATAGCTGTTGAAGCAGCTGGCTGGGCACACCCAGATACAATCCCGCTTATGGTAGCGAATACGCTGATAGGTAACTGGGATCGTTCCTTTGGAGGAGGCGTG CAGAATTTATCGAGTAAACTCGCTCAGATTGCCTGCCATGGTAACCTGTGTCACAGTTTCCAGTCCTTCAACACCTGCTACACTGacacagggctgtggggacTCTATATGGTCTGTGAGCCATCCACTATACAGGATATGGTGCACTTTGTTCAGAGAGAATG GATAAGACTTTGCACAAGtgttacagaaaatgaagtagcTCGAGCgaaaaatcttctgaaaacaaatatgttgCTACAACTTGATG GGTCCACACCAATCTGTGAAGACATTGGAAGACAAATGCTGTGTTATAAGCGCCGAATTCCAATTCCAGAACTTGAGGCAAGAATTGAA GCTATTGATGCCCAGACTATTAGAGAAGTTTGCACAAAGTACATCTACAATAAGAATCCTGCAGTTGCTGCCGTGG GTCCAATTGAACAACTTCCAGAGTATAACAAAATCTGCAGTGGAATGTATTGGCTTCGTGAGTAG